In Cicer arietinum cultivar CDC Frontier isolate Library 1 chromosome 7, Cicar.CDCFrontier_v2.0, whole genome shotgun sequence, the genomic window gtcaaaatattgtatttatgtcCTATTTTGTGTTTCAATTTAATTTCCACATAAATTCTTgcttataaaaattatacttCTTTTATGATTTATCccaaaatataataatcatGTTTACATCAAACAATTGTATTAAAAAGAGTATCACTTCTAGTTTTTAacctaactttaattattttgttattgtcTCATCTAATTAATACTACGAGCAATCTTCTTAagttattattcttatttttgcattttcacaaagaaaaaatattttacatttatgaTAATGGTAATacaccaataattaataaaattaccattttttttctctcacttaATATGTGTAAAACAATTAAATGCCAAGTTAACATTGcacaaaatagaaagaaaaggcAATCAATTTGATTGAATCAAGTCTTGGCTACCAAGTCAAGCTATATAAAACAACTACCACACTAATGtccacaaaagaaaataaacaccACACATAAGTTTTATTAGTTTGTATTATTTTCTCACAAAATTGTGAGTAAATCATAATGGGAAATGATTCAATCAACCGATAAAACAAccagtattttttttataacgaCGTTAATGTATTTTTAGACTTAAATTTTCGACTTATTTTTTACGAAACTAGTAGTATAACatttcaattatattaaaaaattaatatatatatatatttttttttttaaaaagaaagaaatgaaaGTTCAATCTTTCTTCAGTTGAAGTCATAGATGTTTCAAAAAGAACTAAACAGAGAAGATTTATGTTGTATTATTTTGAAGTCATAGATGCATCGGTTGAAATTGATACAAAATAGATTTTGAGTTTTTGATAGAGTTTGATAATTGGTGTTCACTAAAATAAGCAAATTTGTAAGTGTTAGGAGTTAGTTACAACTCTCAATAGTTAATtagtatttgttattaatttgtgAGTTAGTTTGTTAATTCTTCATTATAGAGCATCTTATGtacttatttattatcttttattaattattcaatataaaataattgaagaaatttttagtttttatgaaGCTCTCACacttattttttctaaataaatctCTATCTGTTTCATCCTCCCGTGATTTGTAACACAAACCAATCTTTTTTTAAGGTGGCTTTAAAACTCCATAACACATAGTAGCCTATAACTCTAAAGATTTGAGATATGTCAAAAACACAATGAATATTTGAAATGGAGATGAGAAATTGAGGGAGATTCGAAGAATTTGACTGATTTTTATTAGATATCTAGTTACTTTATACcaactataattaatatttgtattttatttatataactaactaactaatatgtttaaataattatatggtGAAAGTTCCGTTGAAGATAgaataagaaaaaattgaaaatcagaatatatatttgtttcttACAAGAAACGATCAAAATACTTCAAAATTCATAATACAACGAATCAGAAACTAAAACATAAAAGTAAActgaaaaaaaatgattatactAATAATTCATCGGTTATTGTTACATATGGAATATAAGCTAGTCAACAACAAATCAAGTTTCCCAAACGGTACATAACATCTCAAAATGAGTGTTTTTATGTctcattttgttatatataaataataagaaCATTTAAACCTATATTATGATCTTCTGCACATTACAAAAATTCCTTGCCACAGTAGTTCGTTCCAGAAAAACAGTCTGAAACATTGCCGGAGAACCACTTGTAAGTTATTCTTGTCTTATTTTTCCTGTGTTATCATTTGAAACAATAGATAAATgaattatagtatttttttagataaaaaggTGAAAGTTAAAAACTTGTTTGGCCAATTCTATTAGCAAATAATATACATTGGTAATTTATACTCCCCATCCTATAAGtgacttatttttaaaaataaaaatctcccAAAATAACTTTCACTCTCAATTTTAagatgttaaatatattttttcagaGTTACccctaattaatattacatacacaATTTGTAATTCAATATATTTCACTTTACATAATTCtcactcttttatttatataaacttttaatttgtGTAAAATGATAAATAGATTAATATTGTATTTCCTTACACTGAAAACTTAATAATATAAAAGGAGACAAAATAATCATACCTTATGTTTAATAGGCTTTAGTTTTGTTTCTCTGTCTATATGATTGATACTTGATTTTCTAGCATTCACCACTTTCTCTACCATTTTACTTCCTTTAAAATATGATCTACTTTCATTACTTCCAGCTGCTAGAgaaaatgtttctttttgtgTCTTCATGTTCTTTTGTGTTCTGTCTAAATAGTTCAAACCATTCTTATTAGACATGTTTGGTGATGGTGACCTTGATGGTCTACATGCTTTTGGAGTAGGATCTTGATTTTGACACCCCCCAATTATAGATGCTCTAGTAGTACTTCTTCCTCTTGTACTTGAACTTGACCTTTTATCTGTCCTTAGATTTTGTGGTGTTTCATTTGAGAGTTCTATTACAATATCTGAAGCCTTTGGTTTCACTGATGGAGATACACCTCTAATTCTAGGCTTCCTTTGTGTTTCATTTGgttcaacatttttcttttggttCAAAGAAAGGAAATGATCAAAATTGTTGGCTTTCTTTAGAGGATTGGAATGTTTAGTGTTGTTGGTAGCATCATGTTCTTTTTTGAAATTACTGATGTGGTTGGTTGTGGTAGGGTGAGTGCCTAATTGTTGttcatttgtgtttttaatGATGTTTGGTCTTTGTTTGTTATGACTTGGTGTTGTAGATCTCATAGGAAGTTTTGATGattttgttgagtttgtttgatttgtCTTTGGTTTTAGTGTCTCCACATCACTCTTTGCAAATAGTGCCTGTGTTGAAAAACCAAACTTTATGTCATCCATTTTGGATTTTTGTTAGGTTTATATAGAAGAACATGTTAAGTAtttaacaaatttcaaaaagtataattgacaaatttataaaaagaaaacaatttaaattataaataaataaatagaatattttGTAGGGAGACTGGATTTCCCCCATCATTATATGCAAGCATGAAAGTCCATTTCAAGGGAAATGACCATCTAAAATGTTAGAGTTAGGCTCtgtatattattattgtaaaaagaTTTGAACAT contains:
- the LOC101511185 gene encoding uncharacterized protein encodes the protein MVQDNMKGRIERFECDREEELSFFRELKKRQNELNPSLLFGVSEDYECDSNYGVNGKFSLYKIPSGRKEYGLELLETNKSDFDWLKTPPATPLFPSLEMEPNAKLVIQKELPIAHSISRALFAKSDVETLKPKTNQTNSTKSSKLPMRSTTPSHNKQRPNIIKNTNEQQLGTHPTTTNHISNFKKEHDATNNTKHSNPLKKANNFDHFLSLNQKKNVEPNETQRKPRIRGVSPSVKPKASDIVIELSNETPQNLRTDKRSSSSTRGRSTTRASIIGGCQNQDPTPKACRPSRSPSPNMSNKNGLNYLDRTQKNMKTQKETFSLAAGSNESRSYFKGSKMVEKVVNARKSSINHIDRETKLKPIKHKEK